In Streptomyces sp. P9-A4, the genomic window ACGTTGGCGGAGGCGTGGTTCCGGAGGGTGGAGGTGATCAGCTCGCCCGGCGCGGCCGTGAAGGAGTGGCAGACGATGCCGGCCCCGCTGGTGGAGGTGCCGGTCGTCGGGGCCGTGCCGAAGGCGGTGCCGACGGGGCCCGTGCAGCCGGGGCCGGCCATCAGCGGGACGAAGGCGATCCGCGCCTCGGTGGAGGCGTAGTCACCGCCGGCGAGGTCGAGCGTGTACGTGCCGGCGGCCAGCTCGCAGGGGACCGAGCCGAGACCCGGGCACGCGACCGGCGTGCCGCCGGAGGAGAGCGTCATCGACGACGGGTGACCGCCGTCGATGACCAGCCAGTGCCGACCGGACTTCTCCACGGTGAGCGTGAAGCAGGCGGTGTCGAGCAGGCCCAGCTTCACCTGGCCGACCGCGTCGCCCGGGTCGCCGAACGGCGCCAGGGGCAGCACGGGGCAGGGGGCCGCCGTGGGGTCCGTCGGGTTCGGCGTCGGTTCGGCGGTCGGTGGCGCCGTGGGCGTCGGGTCCGTCGTGGGGCCGGGCGTCGGCGACGTCGGTTCGGGCGTCGGGTCCGGCGCGGGTGCCGCGCTCGCGGACGTCGGCGGCGCGGGCGTCGCCGCCAGTGCCGTCCCCGTCGGGAGCATCGGCCCGATCAGGGCCGTCAGCAGGGCGGGAACCAGAAGAAGCGATCTTCTGGATCTTCGAGATCTTCGGGACTTTTCGCGCGAGCGCGCGGAGTCGGGCATGTCCGTTCCCCCCGGAGCGGCAGTGTGTGGCATATGCGCGACACACGATAGGGCCCCGGTACGACAGCCTCCGCTACCGCCCCGCTCCAAGCGCTCCCGCTACCCGGCCCTCACCCCGAGCCCCACCGCCTACCGCCCCTCGTACCGCGCCTCCCTCCGTTCCACGAAGCTCGCCACCCCCTCCTGCGCGTCCCTCGTCGTCATGTTCAGTTCCTGCGCCGTCGCCTCCGCCGCGAAGGCCGTCGGCCTGTCCGTGTCCAGGGACGCGTTCACCAGCTGTTTCGTCAGGGCGAGCGCCCGCGTCGGGCCCTGGGCGAGGCGTTCGGCCCACTCCCGGGCCGTCTTCGGCAGTTCCTCCGCCGGGACCACCCGGTTCACCAGGCCCAGTTCCCGTGCCTCCGCCGCCGTCACCGCGTCCCCGAAGAACAGCAGCTCCTTCGCCCGCTGCGGCCCGATCAGCCGGGGCAGCAGATACGCTCCGCCGCCGTCCGGGACCAGCCCCCGCCGTACGAACACCTCGATGAACCGCGCCGATTCCGCCGCGATCACCAGGTCGCACGCGAACGCCAGGTGCGCGCCGATGCCCGCCGCCGTCCCGTTCACCGCCGCGATCACCGGCTTCTCGCAGTCCATGACGGCGGCGATGAACCGCTGGGCGCCCTGCCGGATCATCCGGGCCACGTCCCCCACCACGCGTTCACCAGGAGTGGCGGGCGCGCCGCGCAGGTCCGCGCCCGCGCAGAAGCCGCGCCCGGTCGCCGTCACCACCACGGCCCGCACGTCCGGGTCGGCGGAGGCCTCGGCGAGCAGGGCGATGATCCGTTCCCGCTGGTCCCAGGTGACCGCGTTCATCGCCTCGGGGCGGTTGAGGGTGATCCACGAGACGCCGTTCTCGACGGTGTGGAGTACGTCGGACATCGCAGGGGCTCCTATCGGCAGACCGCCAGCGCGTCCAGGGCCACCGCGCCCTGGCCGCGCGGCAGCACCATCAGCGGGTTGATGTCGAGTTCGGTGAGGTCGCCGTCGAGTTCGAGGGCCATCCGCTGCACCCGCAGGACGACTTCGACGAGCGCGTCGATGTCGGCGGGCGGCGCTCCCCGTACGCCGTCGAGCAGTGCCCGGCCGCGCAGTTCGTCGAGCATCGAGCGGGCCTCGGGTTCCCCGAACGGCGGGACCCGTACGGCCGTGTCGTTGAGGACCTCCACGAGGACCCCGCCGAGGCCGACGGTGACGGTCGGGCCGAAGAGTTCGTCGCGGGTCACGCCCACCACCATCTCGACCCCGCGTCCGACCATCTGGCAGACCAGGATGCCGTCGAGGTCGATCTCCTCGAAGCGGGCGATGTCGGTGAGTTCGCGGTAGGCGTCCCGTACCTGACTGGCCGAGGTGAGCCCGACCTTGACCAGGCCCAGTTCCGTCTTGTGGGCGAGCTGTGCGCCCGAGGCCTTCATGACGACCGGGTAGCCGACGAGTCCGGCGGCCCGGACGGCCGCCGCCGCGCTGGTGACGAGCTGCTCGCGCGGCACCCGTATCCCGTACGCCCGCAGGAGCTGCTTCGCGGCGTGCTCGCTGAGCCGCCGGCCGGGCCGCATGAGGGCCTGGGCCTTGCGGAGGGAGGGGGAGGGGGTGCGGGGGGCCTCGTCGAAGGGGGAGCGGTAGGCGGCGGTGAAGCGGTGGTGGTCGAGATAGGCCTTCACGGCGCCGATGCAGTTGGCGAAGGTACGGAAGGTGGCGACGCGCGAGGAGCCGAGGAGGGTCGTGCGGTAGGCCTCCTCCGTACCGACGGGGGAGCCCCAGACCACGCACACCAGTTTGTCCGTCGCCTCGGCGGCGTCGACGAGGTCCTGGGCGAGCTTGTCGCTCATGGGCGGGAAGGGGCCGGTGATGGGACAGATCAGGACGCCGACGGAGGGGTCCGCGAGGATCGCGTCGATGATCTTCCGGCCGCGCCAGTCGCCCACCGGGTGGCCGCCGTTGTCGACGGGGTTGGAGACGTTGAGGTACTCCGGGATCCACTGGTGGAGTTCGTCCTGCTTGCCCTGCGGGAGGGTGGGGATGTCGAGTCCCGCCGCCGTGGCGAGGTCGGCGAAGTGGGCGCCCGTCCCGCCGGAGATGGAGTAGACGACCACGCCGTCGGCGAGCGGCGCGCGG contains:
- a CDS encoding enoyl-CoA hydratase/isomerase family protein — encoded protein: MSDVLHTVENGVSWITLNRPEAMNAVTWDQRERIIALLAEASADPDVRAVVVTATGRGFCAGADLRGAPATPGERVVGDVARMIRQGAQRFIAAVMDCEKPVIAAVNGTAAGIGAHLAFACDLVIAAESARFIEVFVRRGLVPDGGGAYLLPRLIGPQRAKELLFFGDAVTAAEARELGLVNRVVPAEELPKTAREWAERLAQGPTRALALTKQLVNASLDTDRPTAFAAEATAQELNMTTRDAQEGVASFVERREARYEGR
- a CDS encoding acetate--CoA ligase family protein, producing the protein MLGSTHGTFTADRRARVVACGEPDRATVHGVTAVPGDRDVSGRPLHAPVPDLDRFFRPESVAVVGASDTEGRPNTGITRQLLAWAERVGARLVPVHPTRTSVFGIDCVPSVGDLTEPVDLAVLLVADPLPVIEQLAETKVKFAVAFASGFAETGEAGAAAQERLAAAVRRSGIRLLGPNTNLNAFERFRDDLEGPAIALITQSGHQGRPVFTLQELGVRLSHWAPTGNEADLETADFLSYFAGRPEVGAIACYVEGLKDGRSFLLAADQAARQGVPVVAVKVGRTETGARTAASHTGKLTGADRVVDAAMRQFGVIRVDGLDQLQDTATLLARARAPLADGVVVYSISGGTGAHFADLATAAGLDIPTLPQGKQDELHQWIPEYLNVSNPVDNGGHPVGDWRGRKIIDAILADPSVGVLICPITGPFPPMSDKLAQDLVDAAEATDKLVCVVWGSPVGTEEAYRTTLLGSSRVATFRTFANCIGAVKAYLDHHRFTAAYRSPFDEAPRTPSPSLRKAQALMRPGRRLSEHAAKQLLRAYGIRVPREQLVTSAAAAVRAAGLVGYPVVMKASGAQLAHKTELGLVKVGLTSASQVRDAYRELTDIARFEEIDLDGILVCQMVGRGVEMVVGVTRDELFGPTVTVGLGGVLVEVLNDTAVRVPPFGEPEARSMLDELRGRALLDGVRGAPPADIDALVEVVLRVQRMALELDGDLTELDINPLMVLPRGQGAVALDALAVCR